A region of the Methanobrevibacter ruminantium M1 genome:
CCATCAAAGATTGCTGCAACTGAACATACAGGATTTTCAAACTCAGCAAATGCACCTTCATCAAAGATAAACTTGCATGCATCATCTGGAGTTTCGGCAGAATATACAACATCTTCCGGACTGTTCTTTTCATAAGTGGAAATGAATTGAGCACCCTCATCAATCTTTTCAACCAATATCTTACTGTCAGTTACAATACCAATATATGCTTCAAAATCATCTCCACCTTTAACCACTGCAGCAATTCTAGGAGTGTTATAATCGTCCTTTTCATAATCCAAGGTAATCAAGGAATATGCCATTGCATCACGAATATTCATACCAATGGATATCTTATCTGCAATCGGATTGGTCTGTGAACCATTTGAGATAATTGCAATATCTCCTACAGTTTTTATACAGTCATAAGCAATATAAGAGTTTTTAAAAATGTCCTTTTCAAAGCCTTCCTTTGGAATGATAGCCGCTTCATCTTCAAGAACCTTTACCTGTCTGTTTGGAAAAGATCTGCTTGAAACTCTATAAGCTACAAAAGGCTTGCCATCTTCTGTTTTACCTGCTGAAATAATTCTTCCTAAATACATTTTATAACCCCAAAACTTTAATAAATAAGAAAAAACTCTAAAAGAGTTAAAAAAATAAATAAAACTCCAAAGAGCATAAAAATGCCCTAAGAGTTAAAAAAATTAAAAAAATAAAAAAAAGAATAAATTTAAACTACTCTGGCGTGTGAACCGCTTCTTGCGGACTCATACCTGGAGGCGCTTTAATAATTATCGCATGTTCACTCGTTTTAATCTGAACATCTCCCTGGTCAAGGACTCTTGCATGCACACCAATTGCATTTCCCTTAATCTCAGAGGACATATCCACACCATCTACAGTAACTTTCTGCAAACCGGCAACAGGAATCAAATAATACTCCGCATCACCAGTAGTGTCCGTCATATTCGGCTTTCCAGAACCTGAACCATTATCATCAACTGTAGCAGCTCCAAAGGTACTTGTAACCACTAAAAATATAAGCAATGTAAATAAAATGTCAATGAAAGGAACCAGTTTGATTTCAGGTTCGTCCTGTCTAAGCTTTTCCTTATGACGCTTAATGTCAATTGCCATCTAATCACCATCTTTTCCGAATAAGCCTTTTAGAAACTAGAAATCGCCTATTGTCTCAACTTACTTTCAGTAATTTCAGACTTTACATCACATTTCTCTAAAATGATATTGCTTATACTCTTTTCAAGCATACTAGGCTTGAATGAAATCTGAATATTGGAATAAGGATCTGTAATCTCCTTAACACTTACGATACCATCTGCCTCTTGAAGAGCTTCAACCACACAAGGCAATTTTTCATAAACACGAATCTTAATAACTGCATAACTCCAATTAGTCATTTTAGTTGCCAATTCGATTTTATCCATTTCATCATCAATCAAACCTTTAATATAAGTGTACAAAGGCATAAGAATAATAGCTACAGTCAAACCAGCAATTGTAGTAATAAGAGCAATGTAAATACCTTCAGCCATTGCAGCAGCATCTGGATTCACACCTAAATTCTTAAAGGTCATCCAAATACCAAGCACAGTACCGATTAGACCTAAAAATGGAGCAAGCTCAATAATGGTCTTTAAAGCACTGATCCCATTTGTCATCTTACTTAATTCGACAATAAAAATCTGCTCCATACTTTCTTCAACTTCTGTCTTATTCTTATAGCCAATCTTCAATGCTTCAGACATGATTCTTGAAACAGGGTTCTTATAGTGACTGATGTTCTTCAAGGCTTCAATAGCTCCGCCCTGTTCCATAGAAGAGGTAATTGTCCCCATAATCTCTGTAGCATCAATTTTACTTATCTTCCTAAGGTAAAATATTTTTCTAATGGATATTAAAAGACCATAGATACCAAGCAAGAGAATTATATAGGTGATAACTCCTCCGCTTTGCAGCATCTCCATAATCATATTAAATCCATCAGTTAGCATTTCTATAATCATAGTATCCTCTTATGAATTAATATCATATAATTAAATTGAATTATTTACATATCTTTGAAAATCATTAAGATTTAATAAAACTAGACTATTTAATAAAACCAAATGATTTAAAATTTTTACATATTAATAATAAATTTATTATTTTTAATATATAATTATAATGTAAGAATTTGTCAAAATAGATAAAATCCAATAATAAGATAAGCAGATAAACAATAGTTTTTTATATTCTCAAGATATAAAATTTAATTATGACTTTAGAATTATTTGGATTAAAAAAAATTCCTTTGGTAAAAAAAGGAGATGACATTGCAAAGATTATAGAAGATGACTTGAAAGAGGAAGATATCCAACTTGAAAATGGAGACATCTTGCTCATAGCTGAAACATTAATTTCAAAGGCTGAAGGAAACATCATAAAGATGGATGATGTTGAAGTAAGCGACAAAGCCATAGAAATAGCTGAAAAGTGCAAAAAAGACCCTAAGATTGTCGAAACCATCCTTCAGGAATCCAATGAAATCGTTGCAGTAGGCCCTAATTTCATAGTTACAGAAACCAAGCACGGATTTGTATGCGCCAACTCTGGAATAGACGAATCCAATGTAGAGGACGGATTGGCTACCCCAATGCCTGAAAACCCTGACAAGTCTGCTAAGGAAATCAGAGAATACTTAGAAGAAAAATATCAAAAGGAGATAGCAATCATAATCACAGACACCCAAGGAAGGGCATTTAGAGTGGGAGCAATCGGAACTGCAATCGGATGCTCTGGAATCAACCCCCTTTGGGTGAGAATAGGAGATACAGATCTTTATGGAAGGGCTCTTGAAACCACAGAAGTGGCTACAGCTGATGAGCTTGCAGCTGCTGCATCCTTATTAATGGGACAAGCAGATGAAGGAATTC
Encoded here:
- a CDS encoding ExbD/TolR family protein, which codes for MAIDIKRHKEKLRQDEPEIKLVPFIDILFTLLIFLVVTSTFGAATVDDNGSGSGKPNMTDTTGDAEYYLIPVAGLQKVTVDGVDMSSEIKGNAIGVHARVLDQGDVQIKTSEHAIIIKAPPGMSPQEAVHTPE
- a CDS encoding coenzyme F420-0:L-glutamate ligase, with the translated sequence MTLELFGLKKIPLVKKGDDIAKIIEDDLKEEDIQLENGDILLIAETLISKAEGNIIKMDDVEVSDKAIEIAEKCKKDPKIVETILQESNEIVAVGPNFIVTETKHGFVCANSGIDESNVEDGLATPMPENPDKSAKEIREYLEEKYQKEIAIIITDTQGRAFRVGAIGTAIGCSGINPLWVRIGDTDLYGRALETTEVATADELAAAASLLMGQADEGIPIVLIRGFDAFNILRDTETGIKPLLRPKEFDVFRK
- a CDS encoding MotA/TolQ/ExbB proton channel family protein codes for the protein MIIEMLTDGFNMIMEMLQSGGVITYIILLLGIYGLLISIRKIFYLRKISKIDATEIMGTITSSMEQGGAIEALKNISHYKNPVSRIMSEALKIGYKNKTEVEESMEQIFIVELSKMTNGISALKTIIELAPFLGLIGTVLGIWMTFKNLGVNPDAAAMAEGIYIALITTIAGLTVAIILMPLYTYIKGLIDDEMDKIELATKMTNWSYAVIKIRVYEKLPCVVEALQEADGIVSVKEITDPYSNIQISFKPSMLEKSISNIILEKCDVKSEITESKLRQ
- a CDS encoding IMP cyclohydrolase — encoded protein: MYLGRIISAGKTEDGKPFVAYRVSSRSFPNRQVKVLEDEAAIIPKEGFEKDIFKNSYIAYDCIKTVGDIAIISNGSQTNPIADKISIGMNIRDAMAYSLITLDYEKDDYNTPRIAAVVKGGDDFEAYIGIVTDSKILVEKIDEGAQFISTYEKNSPEDVVYSAETPDDACKFIFDEGAFAEFENPVCSVAAIFDGKWNISGLNPE